DNA from Thunnus maccoyii chromosome 21, fThuMac1.1, whole genome shotgun sequence:
AATTAAGTTTGTGAGATGCAGCTAAAAGCCCCAAAAGATAGAAAGTGGACTTTAGAGCTCAGATAATGTTGTTACATTCTCTGTTTCAAAGGTTAAATATGAACTTTGATGCTCAGATTCTGTatatttttgcttcttttaGTCAATTGGACATTGAACAGAATGCAACCGTAAAACCTAATTAGATTTTGTATTAaattaactaaactaaaaatTCAAATATGGATATGAGAATCCAGTTACAATcctataaatgtttatttctgggTATTAGTGTAAAGGTGgtcatattgtgtgtgtgtttttttttacaataaacattTGACATGATGAAGGCACTTgaaaatatactttatattactttgatgtttcatttgatttctttaaacttttttttttttctctagagaataaatatgaaacaaaagtcaaataatTCAAACCTTTCTGACACAGAAAGAAGAAATCAGTGTTGAAATGTAAAACCATCACTGAGTTTGTTTACTAAATATTTAGTCAATGTTGATCTATAGAGGGAACCATAAAGTGCATCtttggatggatggaaaaacaaaagccCATAAAGAATTAATAAACAGTTATTGATTAGTTTGGGTTACGTTCAGCAAATTGTTCCCAAATTTAAACCTTCGACTggactgaaaacaaataaaaacaaacgcaaaataaaatgaaaaacatataaagcataaagaaaaacaacatttaaaaatgatgcagactctgtgttttgtttcctgAAAAGACAGACGCAGCACCTTCACTGTCCTCACTGTctcaaactgttaaaaacattatttaccACCAATTATTTTGCTTTAAACATTATTGGAATAATTGGCTCAAAACCAAagtgacaaactgaaaaaatggcGGCTGCAAAAATAACTTATAGATTCATAATTACGTCTGAACGTCAGTAAacagatttgtgtttgtgattaaagttaaagatgatgaagagaatCTGATGCACACGAGTTAAAATCTTTTTGCACAATGCACTTAAATAATCAGACCCTCGTTCAGATCTGAGGCTGCTGCGGCTGGGTTAgtaaaggtcagaggtcagaggggcTTGATGTTCTATTATAAGAGTCTTCAGCTAAAGCTGTTGATAATCGCAGCTAAACCGATGAACCTGATTCATGAGTGTTAAACTGCAGTATTAGGTAATGATAATGGGATGATCCAACATGTATCTGTTCTCTGACACCATGAGCTGTATTATCAGATATAACCAGCTGCATTAAGTCTCCGCCGTCACCTCTCGGCAGGAAGCAAAGGTTTACGTTTCTGTAAGGTGGTTGTCGTAACGCCTGAGTCCTTTGAGAGCTGGTTTGACTCAGATTTGAACATTTAAGTCTGGGCTGATATTAGTTTATCACAGATTGATTAGTATCAGCGTATCAGCCAAGTTGTCAAGAAACAAGAAATGTGAtgacagaaatgccaaagatcaGCAAGTAGGTTCAACTATGGgccagttttttttccagcgCTGCTCATTGGGTGCCCATGAATGAAAACGTAATCtgtatgttttcacttttttagtttgttttctttgtatcttTTCATTCATTGAAGAATAGATTAGTTTATATAACAGTTTTAGAGCAGATAAGTGAGGGATAATAACAGCAGCTTATGTTAATACTCATGAAATGACTCATAAACTCTAttaaagtacagttttgaggtacttgtacttttcttgagtatttccatgtgatactactttatacttccactccactacatttcagagggaaatattgtactttctactccactacatttatttgacagctttagttacttttcagatgaagatttgacacaatggataatataacaagcttttaaaatacaacacattgttaaagatgaaaccagtggtttccaacctttttgggttttgacgtcttacaaaaagcagtgtgtagtcggggtcacatttcacatgtctatgagttgttaacagctccaccaaatagtgatttttccctctaaacttctctgtacataactgtatataaagtagtgtaaactagctccacctccagcagctacaacagtaacatgctgctctaacactgatgcttcactattaataatctaatgatgtcatatataataatatatcagtcagagggaccaaaccactacttttactgcaatactttaactacatcaagctcataatacttatgtacttttactgtagtaggatatttcatgcagaacttttatttgtaatggagtatttttacattgttgtattggtacttttacttaagtctGAATACTTTTTCTGCCACTGTTTAACTGACAGGTGATCTCTGGGAAATGCAGTTCAGtaacacaacataaacaaacactgagctATAAAGATGCTGACTAAATCTACAGGGAATgtaaatatattgatattaatttacagtttattattacaaaattaaaacacacatttacaattAATTTGACACTGAGAATTTTGAGGATTTGCACAGGTAggtctgtttgcttgttttgttcctttggtttgatggttttttttctcataattgaGCTCAGTCTGTATTTTTATCTCCCTGCAGAGATCTGCTGATGGGAGAAGAACATGTCCAGCAGTTCTGTTGGGAGGGAGAAGACCACGATAGACGCGCTGCTCTGGACGGAGGACAAAGACTGCAGGTATCGGAGCTGTAAAGCCACGGGAGAAAGTCCTGACGCCGCCTCCTTTAAAGCACGGGACGCCTTCACTTCCCCTTCCGCCGCAATCAtcttaaacacaaacagaaagaacattttagacattttaaacaCCAGCAAGTGCAGCAGGAAAGTAGAAAATCCTTAAAAAGATtctatgtttgtatgttttatttcctgtaaCACAATATGTTGGTTGGATAAGAATATTTCACTAAGAAAAATGGACAAAGGAATATTCCAAATATTAGAAACGCCTCATAACAAGGTCTAGAAAGAGGTAGTAGATGTTGAGAACGTACTTTACATACTGAGTGATGCTCTGTTCAAACTGTGAGACCAGGTATGAATTTATGAGACGCATAAAACTGGTGaaaattgtttcttttcttcctcattCTGATATTCATGTTTTCATAAAAGGTCATCTTTGAACTTGTGTGCATTGCCACAAAGAATGCTTTTGTtcctgttatatatatataacaagaacaactatatatatatatatatatatatatatatatatatatatatatatatatatatatatatatatatatatatattaatatagaGAAactcattatttgtttttatgagtgATATCAGACTTGTGCCAGTGTCTTCAACTTCTTTTCACTTCCACGGTCCTCATTCAGACTACTGatatattctatattatttTGCGTTTGcaaagatgttttatgaatCACAGTCAGAGACGTGGGCTTACCTGGCCTTTATAGGATCAACACGAGAGGGAAAGTCCTCAGGATTAGTGCAAATACTCCTCATGGACAACGACGTACAGTCTGGACTGAGACTGATGGTTTAAGAAACCTGAAGTCCATTAATGGATCCTGCCACCACAATATTTGTCTTTTGAATGAGGGAGAGACCCACATGAACACTGTGAAAACTTCACAGGAAAAGACTATAAAATGGTTTAATGGGGacttaaaatgctttttgtaccatactttttcatttatatacGATTATTATGTCAGatattaaacatgttcaaagttccaaaaaggtgaatgtgtgtaaaaacgctgcctgaaagtcaaaagtcagggcttcaacctgccctgaatgcctatttgcaaagttacctttacttcctcctcgtgatgacgtcagattgttcgcacatgaTCAGAAACGGCCGTTCTGTCAATTTTGTtactaaggttgttgctaaggttggtcatgttgtccactcgcatattttggatcggattcGGGCTCGAAcgtgtacggatgtatttgagaagtttatatttccagtagagaatgagaaaaaaagtgaaatcctgctactatagtttgtttacgtagcctccagagccgacaggagctgaccaatcagaacagagtgggctcatcaggaggcggggccttaaagagacaggagctaaaacggcctgtttcagacagaggctgaactgaggggctgcataaaggaccagtagaagataaataaggagttttaaactggaaatcatgcaaatatattccagtagagccccagaatataaatatagagctggaaatgtgcagaatacgtCCTCTGCTAATGAAACAGCCACAATGCCACCCACTGGTTCCTTATGACAGCCTCAAGTTTCTATTATAGTCGTGTTCAGCTGTTCACTGGTGGCTCATAAAACCACACCCATCCCTGCCCACAGCTGCACTCTGtatgcagaaaacacaaaaacaaacagaacctTCCCAATATACTCTACTGCTAGACATCACATGACCTGGATAACTgaacacctacacacacacgcgcgcgcacacacacacacacacacacacacacacacacacacacacacacacacacacacacacacacacacagcatgtttAATGTCTGCTTTAACCTGCAGTGACTCAAACAGATGGCAGGAGCTCAAAGCAGGTGAGGcgacagtgaaaaacacaagtCTATAAAACTGAAGCTGACAGGAAGCATCTGACAgacagattgtgtgtgtgtgtgtgtgtgtgtgtgtgtgtgtgtagacggGTACCTTCGCTCTGGCCCTCCTGCCAGCCTCGGCCTCTGAAGCCATGCAGCGCTGCAAGCCGACAGGGAGAGTCAGGTCTTTAAGCTCCACCCGCTCCACCAGGACCCCCCACAGTCTGGACACAGCCAACAGCGCCTCCTGGAGGACAAATCAGACATGACAAGTCGCACCAAGAACACACTACCGAGGATCAAACTGAAGCCTCAGATAGTCAAATAAATTCtgatataatgaaataattatgaCAGAAAAACTGAGATTGTTGAGATGTTTTGTCTCATGTGCAGAGATGTTTTTAGGATTTATGTTTCTCTAAATTTAGATCACGTTATCCTTAATTCAAAGTTCAAATTCTTATCACAACTCTACATGTGGTTAATGCACAGCAGAACAAAACTGTGTTTACTTCGCTCaatgtgcaaaataaaaacGTAAAACatataaagacataaaacatacTTCATACATATTGTTGAATTATGTGAACACATAAACTCTGTTGCTGTTttatacatgtaaatgtatctattttcctttatgttatgttttcttACACAgtgatatatttatgtttatgtgtcgTAAAAGCTGaagatgtcaaataaataaatcttgcatttgtttatttcttaatttttaataaatctctatatttgtttatttgtaaatcactttgaaacctgtattGATAAGTACCACatgaataaagttattattattattactataattCTTCGTACATGAATATGCTGCACCCTCTTTTTAAACTACATATGTATCATTTATGTTGTGATTTGTTGTAACTTTACCacatatttttagttttgtattttacttcatttttttgtttttgcttcataaaaacctttttattttactttctctaattttagtttaaaatcaTTCTTGATttgtcctctttaaaaaaaagtgaaccagagttttttttttaaactttacttTTTGAAAACACTAATAAAgattgtttaaaaagaaaagaaataaagttGTAACTTGGAGAACATTTCATTATTATGCAgcaaactgatttattttttatgcagagTCTTTGAGGATTCTTGAgatcagatttattttcattattaatcaataaatcgTTTAgtctattaaatgttaaaaaacagtggcacagtttctcagaggccacagtgatgtcttcaatttacttgttttgtcagacaaacagtctaaaatgtttagatattcaattaactgtctTCTATGACAAGAAAAtcttcatatttaagaagctggaaccactaaacgtttgtcattttgttgctgttgctgatTAATTCTCATGACGATcaactagttgattaatcaactaattgctTGTAATATCTGACCTAAATTTGCATCAACCGATAATTAACAATAACATTGTTACTCTTTAATAATAactcaaatattaaatgtttctgtgtgatcaTTTCACTCACCTCCATTCTCTCTGTGACGCCTCTCCTCTGTGCCAGCAGGTCTGTCAGCGTGTGTGCGCCCACCGCGGCCCTCAGGGTGGTCTGCGCCAGTGTTTGTGTGGCCTGGTAACCATTTTTAACACGTGTCACCCAGAGAGACGGGTCCACCACCCGGTAAAACACGACAGCGTCCACCTTTAACGGCACCCCGTCTGCAGTCAGGacctgaggaggaagaggaaggtgaTGATGTGAAGAACTACTAGTCTGTAATCataacagagctgctgctgacctCTTGTGGCAGGATGTTAAAGGAGACGGTCCGCAGGTCTACTGTCTGGATGACGTCCAGCCAGGGGATGATCCAGaacagacctgcagagagaaggTGAGATGATCCCAGCTGGACAAACAGtcatatataaaacattttgacgATTAAGATCCCCCTGAAgtcaaatatgtgtttttcttcttgttctctcagttggatgttgttgttctcttctctctgcagagtgatgtacgtgcagagtttgtttttttcaatgaggaagaaggagtagatttaattttaaggcaacttaacatttttttgtggaaaaaacaagtcagatataatttattattccaTGCAGAGGATGTTTGAAACAAACCTGATCTTAAAGATCATACATGAATGAGTTAATCTCGGAGTTATTACTTAAAACACTTGATGTGTTCACaatgtattttaacatgttacaaACAGTAATACAATCTGAATTTAAATAAAGCTGGTTTGACTTCACATGTGATATTGATGTTTTACAAATCCCTACAGTGGGTCATCAAATATACATGTAATCTATAATCTGTAATAGTCGCAGCCGAGTACTTATTTGTACTCCTTTGAATAAATAATTGCAGGTAAATGTTTATGctcactggaaataaaaactgcatttcCTGTAATTGAATCaagtttttaaaggttttatttcttctattttaaCATGATTGGATAGATAGTGATCATGTGTCGGCTGTAATTTTACTCTAACTGATATGAAAGACAAATCAACACTGTTCTGTAGAATAGAAGTCTCTTTGATGAGAAAGAAATAATCAGTACCGGGTCCTTTGGCTCGTCCTTTAACAACGCGGCCCAGTCTGAAGATGACAGCTCTCTCGTACTCCTGAACGACCTGCAGGACAGAAAAACCGCCAGACAAGATACAAAGACGGATTCAGACTGAAGGttaaatacattcatttatttcaaaaaattATTCCAGCGGATATTAGGATTGATATCCTGGTAGGCGCTGGaatactttttttaatttactgtactACAGGGCACTACTGTGCATGGCGTGTCTTcagttttttgacatttatttatttttactaatCAATGAGTTGACCAACATAAAGTTAAAGtgaatcatttaagtcatttatcaggtaaaaaagccaaacattacCTAGTTCCAGCTCTTTTATTTTGAGGATTTGCTGTGTTTTCTTGTCTTATGTGatattaaattgaatatctttgccTTTTGGACAGTTGATTGGTTAGTTGTAGACTTTATATATAGCACAATATATGctatatgtttatttaattactATTTATTACGTATACTGAGCatcttagacacaaaaagatgaataaagttctgtcttattttatttaaaacaagatCTCACACACCTTCACATACACCAAAGCCCTTTAAAGTAGTAGTACTTAAACAAACTATTTATCTGTCAGTACTATTTTGGAACAACTGGTTAATTGATTAGTCCATAAGATGTTATGCGAAAAGCCAATCAGAAGTTCCCACAGTCCaaaaatacatctttaaaatcgcttgttttgtctgagcaacaatccaaaacccaaagatatttttttcaatgatacaaaacagagaaaagctgcaaatcatCTCATTTGAAAAGCTGTAACCAGATAatactttgcatttttgtttgataaatgagtCTCTGTTCAAGTATTCCTCAGATCTACAGTGTCTGAGTGTTAAAGTTTGAATAGCATGTGTTGTTCAGGGTAGAtgtacaaacaaacagtgacagagttattgtctttatttccttgctgtgtttgtatcagGTCACCTTGGCACACATCCAGGCTGAGAGGGGGAAAGTGCAGAAGAAGGCCGCGGACAGCAGGGTCAGCACGGCTCCGAAAACCTCCAACACACCGCCCCTCCTTCCTCCATCTATCGGCAACAGAGGCAACAAGGtggatgaaacaaacacaactccagCTGGAGAGAAGATGCTGACGAAGTTTTACCATTAAACGACTGAACAAAATTATCGCTAATTAGAAAAACTCCCATTTTACTAACCTTTGCTGAGATTTTTAGCGCTTTCAGCATCAAATTCCTCCTGACAGACAACTCCAATTCTGTTAAGGCCGGGCATTACGCTCCCTGTGACAGCGACATTGATTATTTATCAGGCTTTAACGACTATAGTTAACAAAACTAACGagtgttttcttattttcaagcCGTTATTGTTATAGTCACAGCATGGATTAGTGCAAGGCAGTCGTTCAACTATGTTTGGGTCCGCCCCCTAACTTCCCGTTTCACGTTGCCTAGcaacacattcttcttcttcttcttcttcttcttcttcttcttcttcttcttcttcttcttcttcttcttcttcgtcttcttcttcttcttcttctctcggTTTACTGGCGGATCgtaaacagctttaatgtgcaTATCGCCACCTACTGTCGCAGAAAATGTAACATCatgtcattttactttttttatagGCGActgagcaatggagcaagtggagcaaatgCATCCCCATTATTTAATTAGGgggagcaaagttatggttttgctaccccactttttatctttttaaaaataaccttatcatcatacagtccccAATCTGGTGATTATATTTAAACAGCCTATATCAATgatcttttttctattttcagtaACTGACAAAAATCTGACGTTCTCGGACCACCCTTTGACTTGGTTCAGTCCAACCCTTCATAACCCTTCAGAgtgacagatagacagacaggcaaAGCAGCGCTTTTCATCATGGCGCCAAAGTGTCTGAATCaacaaacagtcaaatattCAGCAGTGGAAAGTGACTCGTTTAGATTTCTGTAGACTACTttgctttagtttcagttttagtcagtaTTTAGATGgagttatttttaaatatgatgacGCATCACTTCGTGCGTCGCGCTGTGCttttattattgtgattattatcTCACTCTTATTATATCAGCTAGTGGTGCTAATAGCTTCATCAAAACTGATCCAAATCTCATCCAAACtgtttgtactttgttgcaGTTGTCAGACTTTGAAGATGCCCTGTGAGTTTTGAGAATTGCAACCCTCAGGTTAaacattgtttaaccaggttAAATTATCCACATCAAGCCTGCAACCTACTAACATTTTAAGCTACgtaatgttttttatgaatataatttcaaatgtgaaattcttcttcttcttataatcatttcctgtcctgatccacccaattatacACTGTTCTGATGAACTCCTGGTTTACTGAGCATCCTCAAcctaactaatctagactagtgcaggtggctgtcttgacttaatccaagaggttaggtggtgcAGAAATGCAGggaatttgttttaaattacaattacatGTTCGCTCCACCATTTTAATACATAATCAGGCGCCTATGACTGTACCCACTAACCTCCTGAGTGCCTTTAGCAACACAATTATGCCCCACTCTGGAAAATACAATTGGATTAAATagaataatatgaaataatataaatagaataatagaatgatataaaatgaaatcaaatttaaaaaaactaaaatatgtgTCCACCTAAatattatgtatgtgttttcaaAAGAATTTATCGATCCACACATTTTATACCTTTATTGCTAGTTTGCCTTTCactataattaatatttatttccaTCATTAGTGCTCTAAGAGACAGAAATATGCCATGAAAACCTATTTACAAGACAATATTGAGTAGGTTTACCTGTAAAATTGAATATCATTGACAGTTAATAAGTCAGATGTCATTTAATGGATCTTGGATCAACTGAATGAATACTTTCATATTATTAATATCCctttaaatcacacacacaaccccttacatactgttcggGTCACACTTGACTCCTTTAGAAattttaaagtaataaaaacaccCTAAATTTCACGACTTTTCCTCatgtgacccagaatatacaaaaatggaaatatttcaaaattattttatttttgtgcagctagTATAAATATTAGTACATAGCGGGTGCtccgggtcaaatttgacctgcaTGTATTCAAATGGATTTTAAAGTCACCAGAGGGGGTCAAATCAAGGTAAAGGGTGGTTATGTGCAATCTTGAAACTAAAGgttggcatgtgtgtgtatttctgtcattggGACAGTGGTGACAGAGCTCAACGAGACCATGACACTGTCATGAGAGCTGCACCATATTGCTATACTTGCCAGTGGTCCTACCCAGATGGGCATCTGCACCTGCAAACACGCCTgtacaaaataacaaatcaaaCCCCTCATCACCTAGGCAACCAACTTAGTGGTTACCCTACATACAGTAGTCCTCCCTGTAGTGGAGGGCAGCTTTCATACGAAATATAAAAAGTACCTGAGCCTCTAGTTCACCAATTTGGTGGAAGGGAAGGAGTGATTTGGTGGATGTGTCATTCAAAGATGAAAAAGGAGACAGTGAGTTGAAGAGAAATTATTAGAAGAAGAGGTCAACATAGGATATAGAAAATGGAAGAAAGGCCCTTCTGACTTTTCTCATGCAAAGGCGGCGCCACCTTCCCCACAAAGCAGCCACAGCAGCCGCAGCAACACAGTAGGCTGAAGCTTACCCTCATCAGTTTGCAGCCCCACAGTCATGTTCACAAGCGAACAAAAGAGAAGGAGATGCAACTTCTGCATAACAAAAAGGACTAAAAGTACTGTTACTTTGCAGTTTGGTTGAAATTTGCAAACCAATGCGAGTTGATTGTgcacaattattattattattgttattatatttacatacatacacatacatttacacacatatatgcatgtaTATACACAATAAAGGAATGAAAGacgaaaaatataaaaactcaaTGAAAGAAAGAATCAAACTCACTAAAATCAGCTGTTAGGAGTTAAAGGCAGTGACAGAGTCAGCTGGACTCTGGAACAGTTACAAGACCCAGACTGGCAAACCTGAGGGGCCTGTTTAGACAGTATGGTGTGAGGAGCTCAGTTATATACTCCAGCGCCAGATCATTCAGAGCCTTGTATGTGATTAAAAGAACTTTAAAATTGATTCTAAAAGAtactggaagccaatgcagtgaaGCCAAGATTGGTGTGATGTGTGAGAATTGCTTTGTTTTGGTCAATAGTGTAGCTGCTGAACTTTGAACAGTTTGGAGCTGCTCCACAGCTTGATTGGTCAGGTAAGTAAACAAAGCATTACAGTAATTGAGACGGGAGGATATAAGAGCATGTATAATTCTCTCTGTGTTACTTAAGGACAGAACTGATCCAATTTTGGAAATATTCCTCCGTTGATAAAAACATGACCGGAATACTTTCTTAACATGTTGCTCCAGGCTCAAGTTACAGTCCAGGACAACAGCCAGACTTTTTGTAGCTGACTTTATGTTAGGAGTGAAGGGGCCAAGGAGTGGATGTATTTGTTTTGAGACATGTTCAAGGCCAATGATGGGAGTTTCTTTCTTGTCAGAGTTAAATTTGAAGAAGTTTTGCCAAAAAAAAGGGAAGGCATGTGGTTTACAGGCAGTGTTGGCTGGTGGTTTTAATGGTTTACTATGTTCTCCTGTTGTAGATAACATGAGATCGTAATATCATGTGattgtgaatgtattttctttaaatgaacagtgtcaaaccttaaaaaaatcactctctgaaacattaatgaaggattaatcacccatttattaatgactgataagaTATATATGGATATAAAATACCATTGTTGTTCAAAATGTGGTAACAGGGACTAAATATAAAGGGATA
Protein-coding regions in this window:
- the zgc:112408 gene encoding stomatin, with translation MPGLNRIGVVCQEEFDAESAKNLSKDGGRRGGVLEVFGAVLTLLSAAFFCTFPLSAWMCAKVVQEYERAVIFRLGRVVKGRAKGPGLFWIIPWLDVIQTVDLRTVSFNILPQEVLTADGVPLKVDAVVFYRVVDPSLWVTRVKNGYQATQTLAQTTLRAAVGAHTLTDLLAQRRGVTERMEEALLAVSRLWGVLVERVELKDLTLPVGLQRCMASEAEAGRRARAKMIAAEGEVKASRALKEAASGLSPVALQLRYLQSLSSVQSSASIVVFSLPTELLDMFFSHQQISAGR